The Falco peregrinus isolate bFalPer1 chromosome 1, bFalPer1.pri, whole genome shotgun sequence genome has a window encoding:
- the CLRN3 gene encoding clarin-3, with translation MPSRRKTATFTSAFFTCLCSFVMICVVLATQHWMSSEIRFSGTNSSVTISLTYGLFSGTCEQFVDVGLQISEKTFQVADNLSNTKAKSMITAIIVILVLGLLSSLLSSGFTCTNAVSNPYQTFLGATGIYTWNSLCGIFILTVMILFPVSIEENGLSVELANGCFSFLQTHTKSVHTYGYSYWIMLLIIFLNIASIIIIYFYDHARYSKKKEQERPIENAPKDVILF, from the exons ATGCcatccagaagaaaaacagccacATTTACATCCGCTTTTTTTACCTGCCTTTGCTCTTTTGTGATGATTTGTGTTGTGCTGGCAACCCAGCACTGGATGAGTAGCGAGATTCGCTTTTCTGGCACAAACTCCAGCGTGACCATAAGCCTCACCTATGGACTTTTTAGTGGTACCTGCGAACAGTTCGTTGATGTGGGACTCCAGATTTCGGAAAAGACTTTCCAAG TTGCAGATAACCTGAGCAACACCAAGGCAAAAAGCATGATCACTGCGATTATTGTGATTCTGGTTCTCGGTTTACTGAGTTCCCTTCTGAGTTCTGGATTTACCTGCACTAATGCTGTCAGTAATCCCTACCAGACGTTTTTGGGAGCCACTGGAATCTACACTTGGAATTCCTTGTGCG GAATCTTCATTCTTACAGTCATGATACTTTTTCCTGTGAGCATAGAGGAAAACGGCCTGTCTGTAGAACTGGCCAatggatgtttttcttttctgcagacaCATACCAAATCTGTACACACTTATGGATATTCATATTGGATCATGCTGCTCATCATTTTTCTGAACATTGCTTCTATCATCATCATATATTTCTATGACCACGCAAGATATtctaagaaaaaagaacaggaaagaccCATTGAAAATGCACCAAAAGACGTCATTCTGTTCTAA